The nucleotide sequence AGTGAAAAGTAATTTAGATTCCCTTTACACATTATTTATTGTAGAAAGCACTAGTGAAATGTAATTTAGTTTCCCTTTACAGATTATTTTGGACAGCAGGTTTGATCCACATCTCCCAGTTACACAAAGCAAACCCACTTGCTTATAATTAAATCATGCACAAGACAGAACAAAAGCAAACAACTCGCTCTGTACAAGTAGAACTAGGCGCGGATCAAGCCGTgcacggcgccggcgccggcggccttgCCCTTGACGGCGAGGTAGTATGGCAGGAAGGCCCCCCTGCCGACCCCGGCCGCGGCGGGCACGGCCATCGACGGCGTGACCTGCAGGAACATGTAGTTGCCGGCGAAGAGGGCGGCCACGCAGGGCCCGCCCTCCTTGAGCCTAGTCACCACCCGGGCCACTGACGCCCGCACCCTGCCACCCACGGCTGCCGCCCTCCGACGCAGCGCCCGCGCCAGGCTCGAGATCCTCAGCGGCCTTCCGCGCCGGCGCGGCCCGGTGCCCGAGGACGACCGGCGGCTCCGCCATGTCCTCCTGCTGGCGACGATCGCGGCGGCTGCGTGGCGGTAGTAGTGGTCCTGAGCGGCGGCCACGGCGTAGTGCGCGTCCTCCTGGTCGCTGGCGGGAGGGGGTGGGGGCGGGAGCTTCTTGAGCTTCTCGTACGCGAAGCTGCTCATGGTGAGGTAGGAGGAGGACGGCGGTATGGCGAGACAGACAGAGGGTGGAAGAAGAAGTGAAGAAGCACAGAGTGTACGTAGCTAATTAAGCTAAGCCGGGGGTGGTGGCTGTGGCCGGTGATGAATGATGGCTCAACCAAACGTGTACTACCACTCTAGTAGTAGTAGCTCGTATCTGATGTCGCGGGCCTTACACGTCGCCGTGTACGCCATGGCCCATGGGTCCGTGACAACGTCGCATTGCCGACCGAGACCGGGAGCCACCATCAACCATGGCTGGCAAGATCGACGCTACCGGCCGGCCAGTTCTGTGCATGTACGTACCGGACAGGCAGACAGCGAGCGTAGCTACGTGAAACGAACTCGCACATGATCTTTGCGTGAGCCAGCTAAATTCAGCCCGTACTCGAGCGTGAACGTGGTATAGCTCAGTTTACCGGAGTTGCGTGTGCCAGTGCTACGGATCGGCTGTCACGTCGGCTAAGCTCGGTAAAGCAGGGTTGGTGATCgggacggcggcgcgcggcggggccGGAGTTAAGGAGGGCGCAAATATGGTTGGGGCGAtggaatggatggatggataggcAGGGCACTGTTTTTCACAAGGACACCGTTTGTTGGCTGCTGACTCGACTGGACTGCTGCGCGATGCTCGATCGCATTGATGTGCCGCGCCGGTCGCACTGCTGCTCAGTTACTCGCTgccagccggccggccggccggccgccggTGGCCGGTCGACGGTTGTACGTTGTTGAGGCATCGTTTCGTCGGTTGGTCTCCACGTGCGTCCAAAGGGGTCGCGGTCGTGCGCATTGTGCGTCCATCGGTGGCGGAAGGACGTCGGACCGGCCCGGCGGAGATGGATTGACGGCGACACCGCAGCTGAAGCGTAGCGCGCGACGAATCCAATCCAATCGGGTTGGGTGGCGGCGCTGGCTGGCCGGGTTCCTGCGCGCTGCAGCATGGGGTGGGTGCACGTCGTGACATGTGGGCCTGGGAGCAGAGTGACCCAATTGCAGAAACTATGACGATTTGCTGGTCCAGAATTCTCCGGAAGGAATACTAATGCAATATAGTCTACCTACACATGTGAAGTGTAGGGAAGATGTGGATTTAAttcgcaaaaataaataaatagatgtAGCATACCAATTGAAAATACCCCcttcatttacttatacaaggccattatgaaatatacattttgcatctatacaaggccaccaacagtaatcgagacaaaaaTTAATTATGTTTCCTCGTACTAacaacttgtttaatacttgcatgcatgtagtcataatgacactcgGCTATTTCCTACATTCAGTTTTCTTGCATGCATGCAGTGTATTACATTATTACAGTACACGAGAAAGAAAGTTGGATTGCAAAACATATATTAAAtattaccttggtacctgtaatttgagtttgtggccttgtatataaaaatgaagggagtacaaaTGGCTATACGTACTCCCTCGATTCACAAGTACTAGTATAAGATAACTTTATTTTAGTCGAATGTATATTAGACACGTTTTGGTATGTTTGTTTACttatttcagtccgtatgtagttcatattaatATTCGAAACATATTTGTGAACAGGGAGAATACATCTTACGGCAAAGCAAGCATCGGTACCAAGGGACCAGTTTGAGAAAGAAAAGGTTACGTTTTGAAACCCCGCACCCGGCGGGCACGAGCTCAATAAACTTGTCATAACCTAATATCACATTGGCTGGTTACTGTAACGGCAAACATATATAGAACACACCAGTCAGTATTAAACGTGAACAATTTACTAGTTAGTTGGGTGTAATTAGAATGGCACTTTTCTCTGTACTTTTTTTATGGGGAATGACCACTTTCATCTTGTACACATAACGATTTTATTAAGAGATTTCTGTCAACATTATGTTTTTTGTTTTCTGTGGTCCCATTATGTATAATTGCTCAATTTTCCTAGATGCTATTGGCAGCAAATGGAAGTTCTTTTTCATACAGTTTAAACTGTAGTATAAGGGTGCGTTTGGTTCCAGGGGTATATTTGAGTGCTTGTGGGTATCCCCAGCCAACCGGCTCGGGATAGCCATTTTTGTGTTTTGTTTGGGTGGATGTGAGGAGCCACAAATTTGTTTGGCTGAAAGGACAAAAAGGGGATGAGAGGACTCTTCACTGTTAAGAATCCATGGTTAGTTTCGAATCTGATTCTAACCATGGTTTCGGAGCCCCGTTGCCATCTTGACATCAGATACACACACTAAGCATTAGCAGCTGATTACAAGCGTTTCAATTCCGAACTAGTTTCTCTACACTTAAGACTCACCACAAAAAGTCAAAGATAAAACAGACAACTCGGCATCATGAGTACCCAGCATAAGCAGGGCATGCACAAGTTGCAATGTTTTAAATAGCAGGCTATGGCATATAGCGGCAACTCTTAAAAACAGCCATAGTTGGGCTATAATGGGCTATAGCGGCAAATTGTACATGAAATCATTTAGCGGTAACATGCTCAAACaactatagcggagctatagcaagactatagccggctatttaaaactatgacaAGTTGCAACACAACGTAGTTTGTCAGTTCGCCGAAGCATATCACAGGCCAACAGCATCGACTACTACAGCACGCGCGGCCCACGCCAAGGATATGCTCCTCGCAGGCGCATCGACCGGAGGGAATATCTTCCATCTGCTGGGCATAAACGGTCGCGCGCGGCACTCGCCTAGATCTGGTGCTGCCGCCACGACCTCTATTCCAGGAGAGAGAAGAAAGGGAGGAAAGGGCACAACAAGGAGGAAGATAAGGAAGCAGAAAGCCAGGCCGTCGTGGCGCCGTGTAGTCACTTCCGTTGCCGCACTTCCGTATTCCATCAGGCTAGTCATAGTgagagtaacttaggtagtaacatagcgtACTCCAAaaaaaatttgcttatgtggcaagtaattaatgagaggtggtaacataatatgttattgtaacatagcgcttctcgagacaagatgagtctacaagttaATAAATGAAACCATTtatgatactactattatgttactttgcattatgaagatagtaacttagactagtgtcatatgtatgacactagtctaagttacttcccactatgaccagccttagcagCGGCGGCCACCACAGAAAGAGAAGCGGACGGACAGGGGGGAAGCGCGCGGATTGGGTTTGTGGCAGATGAAAGAGCGAGGGGACGCGAAAAACATTTCGCGCTTTCGCTTTCGCGGCCGCGCGTGAGGGATGCCCAGATCCACGACTTTCTCGCGTACGTGTGGGGCCCCATTTTGACGGGATCTCTACTTCTAATGTCTCAATTGGTAGGTTGCGTTTcggggtttattttcgtcccacctcacccggtttttttggtacttcctcccacctcccttTCATCCGAGACGGTTTATTTTCATACTCCCTCCCACCTCCCAGGTAGTTCCCTCCATGCAAAAAAAATCGAACGAACCATCGTTCGTTCGTTCGCTTCCACCCATCGATCGAAGGAAGTCCCACCTCTCCTCCCCTCGTCCCACCTATTCACCCATCGATTTTTCTCTCCCTTGTAACATACAAAACCAAAAAAAACCCGTTA is from Triticum aestivum cultivar Chinese Spring chromosome 3A, IWGSC CS RefSeq v2.1, whole genome shotgun sequence and encodes:
- the LOC123059295 gene encoding uncharacterized protein; translation: MSSFAYEKLKKLPPPPPPASDQEDAHYAVAAAQDHYYRHAAAAIVASRRTWRSRRSSSGTGPRRRGRPLRISSLARALRRRAAAVGGRVRASVARVVTRLKEGGPCVAALFAGNYMFLQVTPSMAVPAAAGVGRGAFLPYYLAVKGKAAGAGAVHGLIRA